Within Pangasianodon hypophthalmus isolate fPanHyp1 chromosome 11, fPanHyp1.pri, whole genome shotgun sequence, the genomic segment ATGGCCATTTCCACACTTCCCTGAGAgactatacatttttaaaaattattattttattatttttcacaaaataGTTACCGTCATGTTTGACATGCAGTTGTTTAAGAACTGACAATACATTCATGTACAACTGAGTTTTTACAACCGATTAATACTGTCACAGTCACAGGTATTATTAATGCCTACAGTTCAAATACTTTTGCAGTTCACCTTAAGCTCATGAAAGTTAGAACCTCAAAATCACAAATTTTGAGCTGTTCTTCTGAGACTGGACTGGAGACCAGGTATACTTTGTGTCACTCGCTCCTCACGCCTCACCTGGTCTGTGCAAGAGATAAAAAGGCATGattaaaagacattttgattATTCTGTGCAATTCGAACCCTTAAATCTCAATCAAATATATATAAGTTATGTGTGAATTTTTCAATAACAGaacagctctaacagtagttctggctgtaatgtTGATGTggttgtttctatagaaacaactcattcacaggcaTTTGTATGGCGGATACTTAACATAATCCAAGACTATTAATaaactgcctttttttaaatgtgttgttatttaacaaagaaaaatctttAATTGCTTTAAATTAAAGATCTTTAGTTAGCATTTATGGAGTCTTGGGTTCTTTGTAAAGGTCGGAAATTTTTCTGCCATTGGTGAGTCTTCAAGACAGGGGGGGCCATTTTTGTAACTATTATTTTAGTGCTTTGTGGAAGTTTTATAAATTATAGACAGCAACAACAAGAAAACCTCTAGCCATCTACCTTTGGTGGTTGACTGCTGCCTGGCCTGCTTTGGACTGCAGTGTATGATCCAGggaaactcatctgtcctgtcCGACTCTGCTGTCCGAAAATCATGTGAGAATCCAGTCCATTCGGTTTTGGCATAGGGGGCTGCAAACCAAGTGATGACAATTTATTAAGCTTTTGATGAACTAAAGTCAGATGactaaaaaaggaaaaatgccTGAGAAGGCTTGTAGTCATTTGAAAAGTTTAATAAAGTTATGACTGCTGGACCTGTGGTGTAGCCAATGGACATTGTTTTTGGATCTAATGTCTACAACAGCTAAATGAAATAGGAAAGACCTGCAAAACAATTTTCTTTTCTGCTCAAGGCTTTCTTACCTTTGGTAAACATGTAGCTTGCAGCAGCTGCTTTTCCTGGAGCAGTTGTTTCTTGTCGTTCAGCAGTGGCTCCACCAGTCTGTCCGTCATTTGCTGGGCCTCCTGAAGACGCTTTGTGCACTGCTCGGCTTCCTCAGCACGACTCTGGCTGCACTTCTGAATTTCAGAAGTTACGCGTTTGTTTTCAACTTCCAGTCGGCTGCTCTGTGCCTGAAGGGTTGAGACTTTGTCGCCAACTGAGTTCAGGTAGTTCTGGAACTTGTCTTCTACTTGCCGGGAAAGGTTTGTGCAGTTTGCATGGATCTTCTGCATTTGTTCTTGTTGCTTTGAACAAGTAAGATGGAAAGTAAAAGTGTCAGGGAAGAGGTTGTCAATCTTGGTGAGGAAAGCAGTCGTGACATCCTGGATGCCCTTCAGCGACATCACAAAGTCTTCCTTGCACTTCTTTTTGTACAGTTGAAGTTCAGAAGTCAGGTCGTCCTTTTCTTGTTTCAGTTTTATCATGGCAATCTCGtgcttatttttatcttttatcgCACTGTCTAAGTCGAACTTCAGGTTTTGCACCGTTTGACTGAAATTGGTCTGGAGAATTACATACAGAGACTTCTGCTGGTCCAAGAGAGTCTGTAAGGTTCTTATGTGTTCTGAAAAGTGAAGGGTTAGGATTTCAGATACAGTGCTACTTGAGCTAAGTTGAGCCCACAATATATTCTTAATGCAATAGAATTGAAATCAGTCGTCAAAACTTACCACTTGTAGCACCGTTTGCTGGACATGGGGCTATATTCCGAAGTAGAGGCATCTTATTTGCATTACAACTAgcctgtggttaaaaaaaaatcaaacagatTTTAATGATCACTCAAATTCACTTAACTTAATTCTGTCTCATCCTTCTGCTTGTGCAGTGGTGACTGAACATTCCCAAAATGTAAGACGCAATACTGTACTGTAAGCCAAAATGAAAGAAGACTTACTAGTGTTTGCAAAAGTTTTGTGTTATTTCCTTTGGCAGCATCCAACTCTGCTGTAAGTTTCACCACTTTTTTATCAGCTGCGTCCTTCTCTGCCGTCTTGGTCTTAAGTGCGGCAGTGAGGTCAGCTTTCTCCTTCCTCAGCTTGGTGTTGTCCAACGAGAGCTTGTTGAAACtctgctccagctcctccaCCCTCTTCTCGTCAGCACTCTTCTCTGGCTGTCCGTACACTAAGAAGAGCACCAGGCTCACGATGATCAGAGACTGTATCagtgaagagaagaagaagatgatgcgTAGGTAATAACCACATCCTTTTCCCTTCGATCTGCGAATGTCCTGAGCCTTCAGTGCCACCTTGGGCCGAGTGTAATTGTTGTTGTACATCTCTGCCAAAAAATGTTTATCAGCCAAGAAGAATCACTATGAATATCACTATGAAGTTGAAGCCTTAGCAAATGCTTCTCAATTACATTTGTGCCATGTGAGCACATTGCTGCAGTGCTTATATATGCTGCTGTCCACATCCTGTAGGGTTGCTCTTTCCTGACCCTCCTCCAAGTGGCTATCTGTACTTCACACTGTGCTGTGGAGAGATTCCCCATGCCTCATTATCACAGCATATGACTGTTAACTAGTTAGGCTACACAACTTGGTAAACATATTATGGACACCCAAAGGAATTAGGAACTTTGGGTCACCTGCATATTCATGTCTCTGGATTTATTACCACCTTACTGTTCTTTACAGCACCTCTGAATTATAttgaattatattattatgattgaatatgttttataccacagcatccTTGaagtctcaaatctgattagtcagaaggtgttgattaattttctataatagcatgaCACTGTAAGAATTTACAGAATATCCTGTTTTACCTACATTGATCTTGCCATGAGAATAGCCATTGATGCTCTCATGGCACTAAAAgaacaataaatgaaatgaaataacagCATGACTGGGACAGTAGTTTCGGCTACagagtttataataataataatatttataatgagtttataatattaataataattgctctgttattacttatattattgtttctatagtaacaaggaacacaggaacttgtatggcggatACTCCATATAAACGgattaattgttgatatggtgaagtttttatGAGGATTAGCATTataggaaggagtctccagtgacagtcTTTCGTAACAACTTTACAGTTTTTGACATGGAGGGCTTTGCGGTTTCTGCTTAACATGAAGAGCTACattttcaagagagaaaaaagagagattggtGAGGAAatggactgtttatagctgttctaATTTAActgctaacaggaactaatgtgtTTTGAAGGCTTCccacaacattgaatgtaactataaatggataaaatatacaacatgtcgttctttaattagtaaagaatgtaatcattggcaacttgctgtggtataagaggaataaaacaggtcGGAACATGCTGTATTGGAAAATGATTAACTTTGTGGTATAACtatcctgttgttgattattttctgttgattattgttttattccttacaaaagGCATATTGCAAAGATATTGGTGTCCTCTTGCTTGttgtaatataattaaaattgctctttatttgcataattttcaccaatatttatttttattggatCATGTGAGTGATGTGAGTGatgtgagaacaggaacacTGTTGGCTAGGATGATCAAAGCagacaatgaaaaaaatttaagattTATATACATTCTCTGCAATGGAGTGTTGGTGATCTTAGTTTAATTTTGGTGTTTATCCCTGCTATCACCCCCTAATGCATGTCCAACCTACCCAGAAGGGGATTCCTCCTTGAATTGCCCCGCCCAaggtttcttcattttatttatttggtttgaGAAAGTTTTTCCTGTTTATTCATTGATTTGGCTAGAGTCAAGCTTGTTATTTTGCACTATTGTGTACCCCAGGCTTGTATGAAAATGAAGCAAGATAACAATCTCGATAGCACTAATATTGATGTGAAAAAATAGAACAGTTGTATACATgttcaacaattacattttttctttttctgtcagcAGATGTTGTGATCCATCCCTACCATCTCTAACAAAAAgcttttgcattattttctattttaaattgtGTATCAGTATCTGCAATCAAATTGGTTTAGACCTTCACCTTCATCTTATCCAAACTGCTGTGCCTCTTAAAACATACTTCAAGAttcaagtgtaaaaaaaaaaaagtgtgtctgtgcatgtgcacacacatgtaTAGCCACTATGTTTACTTATTCTTCCGATTTATTTCCATCTCCTGACCTTTTCCTCCCAAAAGCGTAAACTTTGACCAGTCAAGTCATTATGTCGCACAGGAAAAGCAACTCGCGAGTAAATGACAACATCCAAGCCTCCC encodes:
- the plvapb gene encoding plasmalemma vesicle associated protein b — encoded protein: MYNNNYTRPKVALKAQDIRRSKGKGCGYYLRIIFFFSSLIQSLIIVSLVLFLVYGQPEKSADEKRVEELEQSFNKLSLDNTKLRKEKADLTAALKTKTAEKDAADKKVVKLTAELDAAKGNNTKLLQTLASCNANKMPLLRNIAPCPANGATSEHIRTLQTLLDQQKSLYVILQTNFSQTVQNLKFDLDSAIKDKNKHEIAMIKLKQEKDDLTSELQLYKKKCKEDFVMSLKGIQDVTTAFLTKIDNLFPDTFTFHLTCSKQQEQMQKIHANCTNLSRQVEDKFQNYLNSVGDKVSTLQAQSSRLEVENKRVTSEIQKCSQSRAEEAEQCTKRLQEAQQMTDRLVEPLLNDKKQLLQEKQLLQATCLPKPPMPKPNGLDSHMIFGQQSRTGQMSFPGSYTAVQSRPGSSQPPKTR